In the genome of Limnobaculum zhutongyuii, one region contains:
- a CDS encoding type 1 fimbrial protein: MKKYLFLVLVFFSSITEVHAICERAWLTDIATSNLTLPKNIVVESRNYNGGEVIYSSGWPGSRPSSAQINNCGDNYVVGFYYMNPPQANGTPVGDMIFPTGLTGLGVRIYTMNQAGPYDYIRAIDNSFQPGDGRAGHKLNNPSYHLELVATGGPISSGILSFGSPIARVDFRESPGSTLGESSVGSQLTVSTSVITVKAMGCNVTGSPVNLPMGNIKLSDFDSNTKVGSASAALTLNCEPGTNVSLSVAAPQVTSGDTANNTVIALTNAGSPGVASNVGVQLGLQSSVYNTNSNGLPLNTPIALATSKRTRDGDGTDSVTGGAPASIPMTITATYYKTADPVGPGLANATGTLNFTYN; this comes from the coding sequence ATGAAAAAATATTTATTTTTAGTTCTGGTTTTTTTTAGCTCAATCACTGAGGTTCATGCGATTTGTGAACGAGCCTGGTTAACTGATATTGCCACTTCAAACTTAACATTACCTAAAAATATTGTGGTGGAAAGTCGCAATTATAATGGCGGCGAGGTGATTTATTCATCCGGGTGGCCGGGTTCCCGGCCTTCAAGTGCACAAATTAACAACTGCGGTGACAACTATGTTGTTGGTTTTTATTATATGAATCCCCCTCAGGCTAATGGTACCCCAGTGGGAGATATGATATTTCCTACCGGTCTTACCGGATTAGGGGTAAGAATCTACACGATGAATCAGGCGGGCCCCTATGATTACATCAGGGCCATTGATAATAGTTTCCAGCCCGGAGATGGAAGGGCTGGTCACAAGTTAAATAACCCCAGCTACCATTTAGAATTGGTTGCGACGGGCGGGCCGATTAGTTCGGGAATACTCTCCTTTGGTTCACCTATTGCCCGGGTTGATTTTCGTGAGAGCCCCGGAAGTACTTTAGGTGAGTCATCGGTAGGTTCCCAATTAACTGTATCTACCAGCGTCATTACCGTGAAAGCCATGGGGTGTAATGTTACAGGCTCCCCAGTTAATTTACCGATGGGCAATATTAAACTGTCTGATTTTGATTCCAATACTAAAGTTGGCTCTGCTTCTGCAGCACTGACTCTGAATTGTGAACCGGGAACTAATGTTTCATTGTCCGTCGCTGCCCCTCAGGTAACCTCAGGGGATACGGCCAATAATACTGTAATTGCCTTAACTAATGCCGGTTCTCCGGGCGTGGCCAGTAATGTTGGTGTTCAGCTTGGGCTTCAGTCCAGTGTGTACAATACCAACAGTAATGGCCTGCCGTTGAATACCCCAATTGCACTGGCAACCTCAAAGCGTACTCGCGATGGCGATGGTACTGATAGCGTTACGGGGGGGGCCCCCGCATCAATACCAATGACCATTACGGCTACTTACTATAAAACGGCAGATCCGGTTGGTCCTGGTTTAGCGAATGCGACCGGAACCTTGAATTTTACTTATAATTAA
- a CDS encoding fimbrial protein, whose product MMGINNNVKSCHGSHKLWSKGYLFLGLMGMVFNAAAYNDSDSVPFNVTGSIYASSCTVTFPGDINLGTYYRQNISVAGANTSDIPVAVSLTDCSPFISKATASFSGTAYTEDAGYGSTLYANSIVGGAQDLGLQLFNSDPMVSLGNNANYVINIDPSTKSASLNMTARMYTPHGSPTAGDFSAAVTINFTYQ is encoded by the coding sequence ATGATGGGAATCAACAACAATGTTAAAAGCTGCCATGGGAGCCATAAATTATGGTCAAAGGGATATCTATTTTTGGGACTGATGGGCATGGTTTTTAATGCCGCAGCATACAACGATTCTGATTCGGTGCCTTTTAACGTTACGGGTTCCATATATGCTTCATCATGTACGGTTACTTTTCCTGGCGATATTAATTTAGGCACTTACTATCGACAAAATATCTCGGTAGCCGGGGCTAATACGTCGGATATTCCGGTTGCGGTTAGCCTGACAGATTGTTCACCTTTTATCAGTAAAGCCACGGCAAGTTTTAGCGGAACCGCTTATACCGAAGACGCTGGTTATGGATCTACTCTGTATGCCAATAGCATTGTAGGTGGAGCTCAGGATCTGGGATTACAGCTATTTAATAGCGATCCGATGGTTTCGTTGGGAAATAATGCTAACTATGTGATCAATATCGATCCCTCAACAAAATCTGCCTCATTGAATATGACCGCCCGTATGTACACCCCACATGGTTCTCCAACGGCGGGTGATTTTAGTGCTGCGGTAACCATCAACTTTACTTATCAGTAA
- a CDS encoding fimbria/pilus outer membrane usher protein, whose product MPPEQWDDGINALLLNYSVSASTTIMRNGSGGTQNNQYVNLRPGMNLGAWRYRNYSTWNHGDDGQNSWNSVYNYVTRDIKSLKSQLILGDSVSPSDVFDSVAFRGAQASSDDDMLPDSQRGFAPVIRGIARSNAEVTIEQNGYTIYRTTVPPGAFEINDMYPTGGSGDMTLIIKESDGSEQNLIIPYASLPVLQREGRLKYSLTAGQTRSSDSNDQKLNFGQMTAIYGIPWGTTIYGGAQQAENRYSSLALGAGVNLGDIGAVSMDVTQAWSKLYTENDATSFEQQDGQSLRVRYSKNIVKTGTNFNVAGYRYSTSGYYTLQDTLSNRYDNFDNNIGRRRNRTDVSLSQDVVFGSVSLSLINENYWDKGRMSSVSVGYNNSWKSISYGFNYTYSKNSRNSSDDNDNNQKNVDQLFSFNVSIPLDKWLAGSSATYSLNSSKNRSTTHNVGLNGTALQDNNLNWSVQEGYVSDDRANTGSANVTYQGTYSKLNAGYGYDDYADRFNYGIQGGMVVHGDGVTLSQPLSDTVVLVKAPGAQDVPVNNQTGVKTDFRGYAVVPYASPYRKSDISLNTEDIKDNNLELDDTSKSVVPTRGAVVRAEYVTQTGYRALITIEYANGVIPFGAVVSNSSTGDSKESSKSSIVGDDGQVFVAGLQDQGQLLVKWGKSVNEQCTVNYRISPQETTSGVLILREKCL is encoded by the coding sequence GTGCCACCGGAGCAATGGGATGATGGTATTAATGCGCTATTACTTAACTATAGCGTGTCAGCGTCTACCACAATCATGCGCAATGGTTCTGGCGGTACGCAGAATAATCAATATGTTAACTTAAGACCGGGGATGAATCTTGGTGCCTGGCGCTATCGTAACTACTCAACCTGGAATCATGGTGATGATGGGCAGAACAGTTGGAATTCTGTATATAACTATGTTACTCGCGACATTAAATCATTAAAAAGCCAGTTGATATTAGGTGATAGTGTTTCACCTTCTGATGTATTTGACAGCGTTGCATTTCGCGGCGCTCAGGCCTCTTCCGACGATGATATGCTACCGGATAGTCAACGGGGTTTTGCACCGGTCATTCGGGGCATTGCGCGCAGTAATGCTGAAGTTACCATCGAACAAAATGGCTACACCATCTACAGAACTACCGTCCCACCGGGCGCCTTTGAAATTAACGATATGTATCCTACCGGTGGTTCAGGGGATATGACACTGATCATTAAAGAGTCCGATGGTAGCGAACAGAATTTAATTATCCCTTATGCATCTTTACCAGTATTACAACGTGAAGGTCGCCTTAAATATAGCCTGACTGCCGGGCAAACACGTTCCAGCGATAGCAACGATCAAAAACTGAATTTTGGTCAAATGACGGCGATATATGGTATTCCCTGGGGCACAACAATCTATGGTGGTGCTCAGCAGGCTGAGAACCGATACAGCTCGCTGGCATTAGGGGCTGGCGTTAATCTGGGTGATATTGGCGCGGTATCAATGGATGTTACTCAGGCATGGTCGAAACTCTATACTGAAAACGACGCAACGTCATTTGAACAGCAAGATGGCCAGTCTTTGCGGGTACGTTACAGTAAGAATATTGTCAAAACGGGAACTAACTTCAACGTGGCGGGCTATCGTTACTCTACCAGCGGGTATTACACTTTGCAGGATACGTTAAGTAACCGTTACGATAATTTCGACAATAATATTGGTCGTCGTCGTAACCGTACTGACGTTTCTTTATCACAAGATGTGGTGTTTGGTTCCGTATCACTGAGTTTGATTAATGAAAACTATTGGGACAAAGGCCGTATGAGCTCGGTCAGTGTCGGTTATAACAACAGTTGGAAAAGCATTAGCTACGGTTTTAACTATACCTACAGTAAGAACTCAAGAAATAGCAGTGATGATAACGATAATAATCAGAAAAACGTTGATCAACTGTTCTCTTTTAATGTCAGCATTCCATTAGATAAATGGTTAGCGGGCAGTAGCGCAACCTATAGCCTGAACAGTTCTAAAAACAGATCGACTACCCATAACGTTGGCCTCAACGGTACTGCGCTGCAAGATAATAATCTTAACTGGAGTGTACAAGAGGGTTACGTTAGCGACGATCGGGCTAATACCGGTAGTGCCAATGTTACTTATCAGGGAACTTACTCCAAACTTAATGCGGGCTATGGCTATGACGACTATGCCGATCGATTTAACTATGGCATTCAGGGCGGAATGGTCGTACATGGTGATGGGGTAACCCTTTCCCAACCGCTGAGCGACACCGTGGTATTGGTTAAAGCGCCGGGAGCCCAAGACGTACCGGTTAATAATCAAACCGGTGTGAAGACCGATTTCCGTGGTTATGCCGTTGTGCCGTATGCCTCGCCTTATCGTAAGAGTGATATCTCTCTTAATACTGAAGACATCAAAGATAACAATCTGGAACTGGATGATACCAGTAAGAGTGTTGTTCCAACACGCGGTGCAGTGGTGCGTGCTGAATATGTGACTCAGACAGGATATCGGGCATTAATTACCATTGAGTATGCAAATGGCGTGATTCCTTTTGGTGCCGTTGTCAGCAATAGCAGCACTGGTGATAGTAAGGAATCGAGTAAAAGTAGCATCGTTGGGGATGATGGTCAGGTGTTTGTTGCAGGGTTACAAGACCAAGGACAGCTTCTGGTTAAGTGGGGGAAATCAGTCAATGAACAATGCACGGTGAATTACCGTATTTCTCCACAAGAAACCACCTCAGGTGTATTAATTTTACGTGAAAAATGTCTTTAA
- a CDS encoding FimD/PapC N-terminal domain-containing protein translates to MEFSKNYPRKSMIAVSLLSALCIPYAESQDYFNPALLEMTSTEPPSVDLSSFEAGAQAPGIYHVDVFINKQLVDTKEIEFKQVEIAPGNNQLQPCLSVTLLKSWGRKNRKLSRSW, encoded by the coding sequence ATGGAATTTTCTAAAAACTATCCTCGTAAATCGATGATTGCGGTAAGTCTGTTATCGGCGTTATGTATACCCTATGCCGAGTCGCAGGATTACTTTAATCCTGCATTGCTTGAAATGACCAGCACAGAACCTCCTTCAGTTGATTTGTCTTCTTTTGAAGCGGGTGCTCAGGCTCCGGGTATTTATCACGTTGATGTTTTTATTAATAAACAACTTGTTGATACTAAAGAAATTGAATTTAAACAGGTCGAGATTGCACCGGGAAATAATCAGCTTCAGCCATGCCTGAGTGTAACCCTATTAAAAAGCTGGGGGCGTAAAAACAGAAAACTATCCCGATCTTGGTAA
- a CDS encoding fimbrial protein has product MKVEIKKVLLLAALLTAIPSSVMAGTITFKGKVIDAGCTVDVDGNTDETIDLGSTPKGDFTSAGVTGAPKSFVINLKGCPVAGTGVPTMAYVKFSGTTDGKNSYFKNSAATGATNVAVLLKDEAGNEIVNNDGNEAIAIPTTGGDIAVNYTARLVATATGVTSGDVQSVVTYTVSYN; this is encoded by the coding sequence ATGAAAGTTGAAATTAAAAAAGTATTACTGCTCGCAGCGCTACTTACTGCAATTCCATCATCAGTTATGGCTGGAACTATTACTTTTAAAGGTAAAGTTATTGATGCTGGCTGTACGGTTGATGTTGATGGTAATACTGACGAGACGATTGATTTAGGTTCAACACCTAAAGGTGATTTCACCAGTGCTGGAGTGACGGGCGCACCAAAATCTTTCGTTATCAATTTAAAAGGTTGTCCGGTAGCGGGAACAGGTGTTCCAACCATGGCATACGTTAAATTTAGTGGTACCACGGATGGTAAAAACTCCTATTTTAAAAATAGCGCAGCAACAGGTGCTACTAACGTTGCCGTATTGCTGAAAGACGAAGCAGGTAACGAAATTGTCAACAACGATGGTAATGAGGCGATCGCTATTCCAACTACTGGTGGCGATATCGCGGTGAACTACACCGCTCGTTTAGTTGCTACTGCTACCGGCGTTACATCAGGTGACGTTCAATCTGTAGTGACTTATACCGTTAGCTATAACTAA
- the pbpG gene encoding D-alanyl-D-alanine endopeptidase — protein sequence MRKKIRFSLLSLLVLTSSMVAMPEATAKNNKTASTTSSPQIGLSSQSALVVDINTRKVIYATNPDKVVPIASITKLMTAMVVLDAKQPLTQVIPVRINQTSELKGVYSRVKVGSEITRKDMLLLALMSSENRAAASLAHNYPGGYKAFIRAMNAKAKSLGMTHTRYVEPTGLSEKNVSTARDLSKLVMATKKYPLLSQLSTTPEKMVSFENPRYALEFRNTNHLIRDHDWNIQLTKTGFTNKAGRCLTMRTVIGNREVALVMLDAYGKYTHFADANRLRTWIETTPSLPVADAGKSIKKQKVRQG from the coding sequence ATGCGCAAAAAAATCCGATTTTCTTTATTGAGCCTGCTCGTCCTGACCTCCAGCATGGTGGCAATGCCCGAAGCAACGGCTAAAAACAATAAAACCGCATCAACGACTTCATCACCGCAAATAGGTCTTTCATCCCAAAGTGCACTGGTTGTAGATATCAATACTCGTAAGGTTATTTATGCCACTAATCCGGATAAAGTTGTGCCTATTGCTTCTATTACAAAGTTAATGACTGCCATGGTAGTTCTTGATGCTAAACAGCCGTTAACTCAGGTTATTCCGGTCAGAATTAATCAAACTTCTGAATTAAAAGGGGTTTACTCCAGAGTTAAGGTGGGTAGCGAAATTACCCGTAAGGATATGTTGTTATTAGCATTAATGTCGTCTGAAAATCGTGCAGCCGCCAGTCTGGCACACAACTATCCCGGTGGATATAAAGCCTTTATTCGCGCAATGAATGCTAAAGCAAAATCTCTGGGAATGACCCACACTCGCTATGTTGAGCCAACAGGATTATCAGAGAAAAATGTATCAACCGCCCGCGACCTGAGCAAACTGGTGATGGCGACTAAAAAATACCCTTTGCTTAGCCAGTTGAGTACCACGCCGGAGAAAATGGTTTCTTTTGAAAATCCTAGATACGCCCTCGAATTTCGTAATACTAACCATTTGATTCGCGACCATGACTGGAACATTCAGTTAACTAAAACCGGTTTTACCAATAAGGCAGGTCGCTGTCTGACGATGCGCACCGTCATTGGTAATCGGGAAGTGGCATTAGTGATGTTAGATGCCTATGGTAAATACACTCATTTTGCTGATGCTAACAGACTACGTACCTGGATAGAGACAACCCCATCGCTACCGGTTGCCGATGCCGGCAAAAGCATTAAAAAGCAGAAGGTTCGTCAGGGGTAA
- the pbpG gene encoding D-alanyl-D-alanine endopeptidase: MRIKLRYSLLGLLLCSAGTVSLPHAFANPQSSTVSAVLSQPEIASGSALVIDMKNRQVIYSAAPNKVVPIASITKLMTAMVVLDKQLPLSEVIPVTINQTHELEGVYSRVKVGSEISREDMLLLALMSSENRAAAALAHNYPGGYHAFIQAMNDKAQALGMTHTHYVEPTGLSEQNVSTASDLTKLLFASQRYPLLSQLSTTQEKTVTFQNPLYTLDFRNTNYLVKKGDWDIQLTKTGFTNKAGHCLAMRTTIANRDVTLVVLDAFGKYTHFADANRLRKWMETGEAPPVPAAAKNYKKQKSLETTQR; this comes from the coding sequence ATGCGCATAAAACTTCGTTATTCTCTGTTAGGTTTGCTGTTGTGTTCGGCAGGTACCGTTTCATTACCTCATGCCTTTGCTAATCCACAATCATCTACTGTATCCGCTGTTTTATCTCAACCTGAAATTGCCTCCGGTAGTGCTTTAGTGATTGATATGAAAAACCGTCAGGTGATCTATTCCGCAGCACCAAATAAAGTGGTGCCCATTGCGTCAATTACCAAGCTAATGACGGCCATGGTGGTGCTGGACAAACAGCTCCCGTTATCCGAAGTTATTCCGGTAACGATTAACCAAACTCATGAACTGGAAGGCGTTTATTCTCGGGTCAAAGTAGGTAGTGAAATCTCTCGTGAAGATATGTTACTGCTGGCGCTAATGTCTTCTGAAAATCGCGCAGCGGCGGCATTAGCTCATAACTACCCGGGTGGTTATCATGCATTTATTCAGGCAATGAATGATAAAGCACAGGCATTGGGCATGACTCATACTCACTATGTAGAACCTACGGGCCTGTCTGAACAGAATGTCTCTACCGCCAGCGATCTGACTAAATTACTTTTTGCCTCTCAGCGCTACCCTCTGCTTAGCCAGTTGAGCACCACGCAAGAAAAGACCGTTACCTTCCAAAATCCGCTTTATACGCTGGATTTTCGCAATACTAACTATCTGGTTAAAAAAGGTGACTGGGATATTCAACTGACTAAAACCGGGTTTACCAACAAAGCAGGACACTGTCTGGCCATGCGCACCACTATTGCTAATCGGGATGTAACCTTAGTTGTTCTGGACGCATTCGGTAAATACACGCATTTTGCCGACGCTAACCGTTTACGCAAGTGGATGGAAACCGGAGAAGCTCCGCCAGTACCTGCGGCAGCAAAGAATTATAAAAAGCAGAAGTCGTTAGAAACGACGCAAAGGTAG
- a CDS encoding DUF808 domain-containing protein, whose product MAGSSLLALLDDIAAVLDDVALMTKVAAKKTSGVLGDDLALNAQQVSGVRADRELPVVWAVAKGSFLNKLILVPLALAISAFIPWAVTPLLMVGGAFLCYEGFEKLAHKFLHPKATDTKNEHQETPALSPEEIAVYEKQKVKGAIRTDFILSAEIIAITLGTVANAGFLQQVLVMSGIAIVMTIGVYGLVAGIVRLDDVGFYLSRKKASIARVIGNGLVNVTPYLMKTLSIVGTAAMFMVGGGILTHGLPMIHHLIEGASVSVLTLPTVGSVLNMLTPTVLNMLFGVVAGAVVLLVVTLLGKLKPKKSPEKAS is encoded by the coding sequence TTGGCAGGAAGTAGTTTACTCGCATTATTAGATGATATTGCAGCCGTTCTGGATGATGTTGCGCTGATGACTAAGGTCGCGGCAAAAAAAACGTCTGGTGTACTGGGTGATGATTTAGCGCTCAATGCTCAACAGGTGAGCGGCGTTCGGGCAGACCGCGAATTACCGGTCGTCTGGGCTGTGGCTAAAGGCTCATTTTTAAATAAATTGATTCTGGTGCCATTAGCGCTGGCAATCAGTGCTTTTATTCCCTGGGCAGTAACGCCTTTACTGATGGTCGGTGGTGCTTTCCTTTGTTATGAAGGATTTGAAAAGCTGGCCCATAAGTTTTTACACCCTAAAGCAACCGATACAAAAAATGAGCACCAGGAGACGCCTGCCCTATCTCCTGAAGAAATTGCTGTTTATGAGAAGCAAAAGGTTAAAGGCGCGATCAGAACTGATTTTATCTTATCTGCAGAAATTATTGCCATAACTCTGGGTACCGTAGCCAATGCTGGTTTTTTACAGCAGGTTCTGGTGATGTCCGGCATTGCAATTGTGATGACTATTGGCGTTTACGGTTTAGTTGCCGGTATTGTCAGACTGGACGATGTAGGCTTTTACCTAAGCCGTAAAAAAGCCAGTATCGCTCGCGTGATTGGCAATGGTCTGGTCAACGTAACCCCTTATCTGATGAAAACCTTATCCATTGTTGGTACAGCGGCAATGTTTATGGTGGGCGGCGGTATTCTTACCCATGGATTACCGATGATTCATCATCTTATTGAGGGCGCATCGGTTTCAGTATTAACGTTGCCAACCGTTGGCAGCGTTCTCAATATGCTAACCCCTACCGTACTCAATATGCTGTTTGGCGTTGTTGCCGGTGCAGTGGTGTTACTGGTGGTTACACTACTTGGTAAACTTAAACCCAAGAAAAGCCCTGAAAAAGCAAGCTGA
- a CDS encoding Yip1 family protein — MFNHVWGLLAHPGREFQQISQEQETISHLYTRNLLVLAAVPVVCSFIGTTQFGWMIGDQPVVKVSLFTAAYIAILFYGMLLAAVAIVGRIIHLMARRYAQSPSLERCIIFAGYTATPMFLSGLVALYPLVWLCLLAGIVGLCYCAYLLYSGIPTFLNIDRSEGFIFSSSTLALGILVLEALLAITVLMWGYGSHFW; from the coding sequence ATGTTCAATCATGTATGGGGACTTCTGGCCCACCCTGGCCGTGAATTCCAACAAATCAGTCAAGAGCAGGAAACCATTTCCCATCTCTATACCCGTAACCTTCTGGTACTGGCAGCGGTTCCCGTTGTCTGTTCATTTATCGGAACCACCCAATTTGGCTGGATGATTGGCGACCAACCGGTGGTAAAAGTATCGTTATTTACCGCGGCTTATATTGCCATTCTCTTTTATGGCATGCTGTTGGCTGCAGTTGCCATTGTCGGAAGGATTATTCATCTGATGGCGCGACGCTATGCACAGTCTCCCAGCCTTGAGCGTTGCATCATTTTCGCAGGCTATACTGCCACGCCCATGTTTCTCAGTGGTTTGGTAGCGCTCTATCCGTTAGTATGGCTCTGTCTGTTAGCTGGCATCGTTGGCCTGTGTTATTGCGCCTACCTGCTCTACTCCGGTATTCCGACTTTCCTTAATATCGATCGCAGTGAAGGATTCATTTTCTCCAGCTCAACGCTGGCTTTAGGCATACTGGTGCTGGAAGCATTGTTAGCTATTACCGTCTTAATGTGGGGATACGGTTCCCACTTCTGGTGA
- a CDS encoding (4Fe-4S)-binding protein, whose product MSNELTEKGYRCYTGENIDVYFNTAMCQHSGNCVRGNANIFKLSRKPWIMPDNASVEEVKRVIDTCPSGALQYREK is encoded by the coding sequence ATGAGCAATGAACTAACGGAAAAAGGTTATCGCTGCTATACCGGCGAAAATATCGATGTCTATTTTAATACCGCCATGTGCCAACACTCAGGCAACTGCGTACGTGGAAATGCCAATATATTTAAACTGTCTCGCAAACCCTGGATTATGCCGGATAATGCCAGCGTTGAAGAAGTTAAACGCGTGATTGATACCTGCCCAAGCGGTGCCCTGCAATACAGAGAGAAATAG
- a CDS encoding GNAT family N-acetyltransferase, which translates to MNILEGENRFYVNDTKGNMLAEVAFVPTGEKLTIIDHTYVDEKLKGQGVGKKLVYKVVEKMRGEHRKIIPLCPFAKHEFDTTPEYQDIRA; encoded by the coding sequence ATTAACATTCTTGAAGGTGAAAATCGTTTCTATGTTAATGATACGAAAGGTAACATGCTGGCCGAAGTCGCCTTTGTTCCTACCGGGGAAAAGCTGACCATTATTGACCATACCTATGTTGATGAAAAACTGAAGGGTCAGGGCGTAGGGAAGAAACTGGTCTATAAAGTCGTGGAGAAAATGCGCGGCGAACATCGAAAAATTATTCCGTTATGCCCTTTTGCTAAACATGAGTTTGATACCACGCCTGAATATCAGGATATTCGGGCCTGA
- a CDS encoding DeoR/GlpR family DNA-binding transcription regulator — protein sequence MKGQSRLDQIMDYLKSHNLVTVEQLVAAIDASPATIRRDLIKLDKQGVIIRSHGGVTLDRFIPDQPTTNEKIHRNQHEKQAIAQYAAGMVKAGDSVVLDAGTTMMELARHLTHLPLRVITTDLHIALFLSAFKQIEVTIIGGRIDDSSQSCIGDHGRRLLRNIYPDVAFVSCNSWSMERGITTPTEEKAGLKQDLAANGRKRVLLADSSKYGAYSLFCVTPLNTLTDIVTDKGLTPEVQHKLRQQPFVLKLV from the coding sequence ATGAAAGGACAAAGTCGTCTGGACCAGATTATGGATTATTTAAAAAGTCATAATCTGGTCACCGTTGAACAGTTAGTTGCGGCGATTGATGCTTCACCGGCAACCATTCGTCGCGATCTGATTAAGCTGGATAAGCAAGGTGTGATTATTCGCAGCCATGGCGGCGTTACTCTTGACCGTTTTATTCCCGATCAGCCCACCACCAATGAAAAGATTCATCGCAACCAGCATGAAAAACAGGCTATTGCCCAATACGCAGCGGGCATGGTGAAAGCGGGGGATTCTGTCGTATTAGATGCCGGAACGACTATGATGGAGTTGGCACGTCATCTGACTCATCTTCCGTTACGGGTTATTACTACTGACTTGCATATCGCCCTGTTTTTATCTGCGTTTAAGCAAATCGAAGTCACCATTATTGGTGGCAGAATTGATGACAGTAGCCAGTCCTGTATTGGCGATCACGGTCGTCGGTTGCTACGAAATATCTATCCTGATGTTGCTTTTGTTAGCTGTAACTCCTGGAGTATGGAGCGGGGTATTACTACACCAACGGAAGAAAAAGCGGGATTAAAGCAAGATTTAGCCGCCAATGGCCGCAAGCGAGTATTGCTGGCAGACAGCAGCAAATATGGCGCCTATTCACTGTTTTGCGTAACGCCACTCAATACCTTAACGGATATTGTGACGGACAAAGGATTAACGCCTGAAGTTCAGCATAAGCTGCGACAACAGCCATTCGTGTTAAAGCTGGTGTAA
- a CDS encoding D-threonate 4-phosphate dehydrogenase, with amino-acid sequence MGSKTIAVTMGDPAGISPEIIIKALTEGSLSGAPAVVIGCLHTLRRVQALGIVPAVELREIQQISEAQFAPGVIHVLNEPLADPEALVPGKVQPQAGDLAYRCIKRATDLALAGEVQAIATAPLNKEALHSAGHLYPGHTELLAKLTNTRDYAMVLYTDTLKVIHVTTHIALRKFLDTLNRDRVETVIGMADTFLRRVGFDHPRIAVAGVNPHAGENGLFGDEEIKILTPSIEAMKAKGIDVYGPCAPDTVFLQANEGRYDMVVAMYHDQGHIPLKLLGFHDGVNITAGLPFIRTSADHGTAFDIAWTGKAKSESMGISIELALKLA; translated from the coding sequence ATGGGAAGTAAAACTATTGCCGTCACTATGGGGGATCCGGCAGGGATCAGCCCGGAAATTATTATCAAAGCCCTGACTGAAGGCAGTTTGTCAGGCGCGCCGGCGGTAGTGATTGGCTGTCTGCATACTTTACGTCGCGTACAGGCATTAGGCATTGTGCCTGCGGTAGAGCTACGGGAGATTCAGCAGATATCAGAAGCGCAATTCGCTCCGGGAGTTATTCATGTTCTGAATGAACCGCTGGCAGATCCGGAAGCGCTAGTTCCGGGGAAAGTTCAGCCGCAGGCGGGTGATTTAGCCTATCGCTGTATCAAACGTGCAACGGATTTGGCGCTGGCCGGAGAAGTGCAGGCCATCGCCACTGCGCCGTTGAATAAAGAGGCGTTGCATTCGGCTGGTCATCTCTACCCGGGGCATACTGAACTGTTGGCTAAGTTAACCAATACCCGTGATTACGCCATGGTGTTGTACACCGATACTCTGAAAGTGATCCATGTGACTACCCATATTGCACTGCGTAAGTTTCTTGATACGTTAAATCGCGATCGGGTTGAGACAGTGATTGGTATGGCGGATACCTTCTTGAGACGCGTTGGTTTTGACCATCCACGTATTGCTGTTGCCGGGGTAAACCCGCATGCCGGAGAGAATGGCTTGTTTGGTGACGAAGAGATCAAGATATTAACTCCGTCTATTGAAGCCATGAAAGCGAAAGGTATTGATGTTTACGGCCCTTGTGCTCCTGATACGGTGTTTTTACAAGCTAATGAAGGTCGCTATGACATGGTGGTTGCAATGTACCACGATCAGGGGCATATACCGCTGAAGCTATTGGGTTTCCATGATGGAGTAAATATTACCGCCGGATTACCCTTTATTCGTACTTCAGCCGATCACGGTACCGCATTTGATATTGCGTGGACAGGTAAAGCCAAATCTGAGAGCATGGGAATATCCATAGAGTTAGCTCTGAAACTTGCCTGA